The Deinococcus metalli genome contains the following window.
ATCTGGCCGCGCTGGACCACCGCGACCTTGCCCCGGACGTCCACCCTGGCGAAGTCCTCGGGGGTGCCAGTGCCGGGCACGCGCACCACGGCGGCCTGCACCGTGCCGCCGGCCGAGTCCTGAAGCGCGGTGCCCGCGAGGGTCTGCCCGGCGACCTGCACGTCCGAGCCGAGGTCGTCGAAGCGGCTGTACGTGAAGCTCTGGCGGCGCGTGTCGTAGCCCAGGGCGCGGAACTGCGCTTCCAGGTACGTGCGGGCCTGCTCGTTGGCGGGGCTGCCGGCCACGCGCGGCCCATAGGGCAGGAGGGTGCCAGCGTCGTTCTCCAGGGTCGCGTGGGCGGCTCCGCTCAGGGTGAGCAGCGCCAGCAGCGCGGCCCGGTTCAGGTGTCGCATGCCCGAGTACAGCACGGGCCGGCGAGCATGACCGTGGTTCAGGTGGCACTGGGCCGGGTGGAACTGACGCGGGTTCGCCTGTGCTCAGGACGGCGCGGATGCAGGCCGCGACAGCATGGGCGTGCCATAGCGCAGGAAGCTGCGCGTGCATGGCGTCCGTGGCCGGCAGGGTGCTCACCTTCCCGCGGATGACCGGGACGGCACGGCCCGCTGCGCCATCTGGCCGGTGCGTGCGGGGCGCGGGGTGGGGCAGACTGTGCGGGTGACGTCCGACGCACCTGGCGGCGCCCTGATCCTGATCAACGGCGCGTCCAGCGCGGGCAAGTCCACGCTCGCGCACGCGCTGCGGGATGCGCTGCCCGTGCCGTTCCTGCACTTCAGCCTGGACTTCTTCCTGTTCGGCCCCCACGTGTTGCCGCGCACGCCGGATGGCCGCCTGCGCGAGTGGGACGCGATCCGTCCGCAGGTCTTCGGGGGCTTCCACCGCTGCCTGCCCGCCCTGCTCGCGGCAGGGAACAACCTCGTCGTGGACTACATCGCCGAGACGCCGCAGATGTGGCAGGAGTTCCGGACGCTGCTCGCCGGCTTCGACGTGTTCCTGGTCAGTCTGCACTGCCCCGTCGAGGAACTCGAACGCCGCGAACGGGCGCGCGGCGACCGCGGCGTGGGCGACGCCCGGCGCGACGCGCTGACGGTGCACACCTTCACCGGGTACGACCTCGACCTGTCATGCTCCGACCCGCTGGAGGCCAACGTGCAGCGCGTCGTCCACGCGTGGGAACACAGGGGAGAGGGGGCGGCCCGCGCCTTCCCGGACTCGCCCCCTGCCGTGGCCGCGCGCTAGATCAGGCTGAGTTCGCTGCCCGCGTCCAGGTGCGCGAGGTGATCGGGGAGGTTCCCCGGCTTGTCCATCACGATCTGCTCGGCCTTGTAGCTGCTGCGCACCAGCGGGCCGGACACGACCTCCATGAAGCCCAGTTCCATGCCCTCGGCGCGGATCTCGTCGAACTCGGCGGGCGTCACGTAGCGCTCGACCGGCAGGTGGTGCATGGTGGGCCGCAGGTACTGCCCGAAGGTCAGCACGTCCACGCCGGCCGCGCGGCAGTCGCGCATCGCCTCGCGGATCTCCTCGCGCGTCTCGCCCAGCCCGAGCATGATGCTGGTCTTGGTGATCACGTCCGGCCGCGCCCGCTTGGCGTGGGCCAGCACGGCCAGGGTCTGGTCGTAGCTGGCGCGGATGTCGCGCACGGGGTGGGTCAGGCGGCGCACCGTTTCCAGGTTCTGCGCGTAGGTGTCCACGCCGCTGTCCAGCACCAGATCCACGCAGTGGGTGTTGCCGCCGAAGTCCGGCGTGAGGGCCTCCACGCGCGTGTCGGGGTTGAGCGTCTTGATGGCGGTCACGGTCTTGGCGAAGTGGTACGCGCCGCCGTCCGGCAGGTCGTCGCGGTCCACCGAGGTCAGCACCACGTACTTCAGGGCCATCAGCTGCACGCTCTGGGCCACGTGGGCGGGCTCGTCCAGGTCGAGTTTGCCCAGGGGATTGCCGGTGTCCACCGCGCAGAAGCGGCACGCGCGGGTGCAGATGTGGCCCATCAGCATGAAGGTGGCCGTGCCGCGCGACCAGCACTCGCCGATGTTGGGGCACATCGCTTCCTCGCACACGGTGTGCAGGCGGTGCTCCTTGACGATCTTGCGCACCTCGCCGTACACGCCGCCGGTGGGAATGGTCACCTTGAGCCACTCGGGTTTCTGCTCGCGCACGCGGACGCTGTCCTTGCGGTAGATGCCGTTCTTGACGAACTTGGCTTCCTGTTCAGGCGGGGTGGTGTCGGTGTGGGTCATGTGGTGTCAGCTCCCCACCGCCGCGAGCTGCGGCAGCGTCCAGTCGTAGGTCTCGAAGGTGGTGGTGAACGCGTCGGCCAGGGCGCGCCTCGCGTCGGCCATGCTGGCGGTGCGGGTCACGCCGCGCCGGTCGTACTCGCGCTGCACGGAGGTCATCTGCGTGTTCGTCAGGCCGCACGGCACGATCAGGTCGAAGTGGTCGAGGTTGGTGGTGACGTTCAGCGCCAGGCCGTGCAGGGCCACGTGCCGCTTGACCGCCACGCCGAACGACGCGATCTTCTGGTCAAGCCACTGCCCGTTCACGTCGCGCGGCGCCACGTACACGCCCGCGTAACCGGGGTTCGGGCGGGCGTCGTCCAGCCCCAGCGTGTGCAGGGCCATGATCGTCGCGTCCTCCAGCAGCCGCAGGAAGTCCACCACGCGGCGGCCGACCGGGAAGATGGCGTACGCGACGAGCTGGCCGGGGCCGTGGTACGTGACGTCCCCGCCGCGCTCGACCTCCAGCACCTCGATGTCCTGGGCAGCGAGATACCCGCGCGTGACGACGATGTTCGTGCCCTCGCGCGCCTTGCGGCCCAGCGTAAGCACCGGCGGGTGCTCGACGAGCAGCAGCGTGGGCGGCGCGGAGCCGTCCAGCACCTGGGCGTGCAGCTCGCGTTGCAGCGCCCAGGCGTCGCGGTAGGGCACGGTGCCCAGGTCGCGCAGCACGAAGGAGGAGGGGCCGGACATGCTGTGGATTGTAAACCGGGGCTGCGGCCCCTTACCGTGTCAGCGGCCGAGTTTCGCCGCGGATTGACCACTCCGGATGGTGGGTGCTGGCATTCCCAGCGGTGGGCACGGGGCCCGTGTCGTCCGCGCAGGCCGGACACGTCGGCCATCCGGCGGATGGGCACGCGGCCGGGCGCTCCGCCACACTGCGCCATGCCCACCCTCGTTCCCCCCTCCGAACGCCACCGGGCCAGCTTTCTGGACGCCGTGCGCGAGGCCCAGCAGACCGGCAGCGGCCTGGGCGACACCCTGACCTTCGACATCCCGGAACTGGAACGCGACTTCCCGGCGTTCCTGGCTCACCTGCGCCGCTTCGAGCCGCCCGCCGTTCCGCCCGAGGGCTTCGTGAACTCCGAGTCCCTGTGGCTGGTCGAGGGCGACACCTATCTGGGCCGCGTGAGCATCCGGCACACGCTCAATGCCCGCCTGCGCGAGTTCGGCGGGCACATCGGTTACGAGATCCGGCCCGGCCAGCGCCGCAGGGGGTACGCCACGCTGGCCCTGCGGCTGGCGCTGGAGCGCGCCCGCGAACTGGGCCTGACGCGCGTGCTGGTCACCTGCGACGTGGACAACGCCGGGTCGCGCCGCGTGATCGAGAAGGGTTGCGGCGTGCTGGAGGGAGAATTCACCGTGCCGGACTACGAGCGCGTGATCCGCCGCTACTGGATCGAGCTGGCCTGAGGGCGGTGGTGCGGCGCGCCGGAGGCCCGGATCACTCCGGATCGCGGCGCAGGTCGTCGGCGCGGTCCTGCATGTTCTGGGCGAGGTGTTCGAGCGTCTCGGCCTTCTGCTCCGGCGTGCCGCCCGACTCGCTCACCTGGTCAGCCACGGCGTGGCCGATGCGGTTCAGGGCGCCGAGCTGCGCGGGCGCCGCCTCGTCGAGTTCCCCGAGGCGCTGCACGATGCTCTCGCCGGCGGTGGCCAGCGCCCCGGCCTCCGAGCCGGCACTTTCCAGCCGCAGGTCGCGCACCCGCTGCTGGTGCTCGGCGATCACCCGGTCGAGCTGCTGTACCTGTTCCACCGTGGCGGCCTGGGCATGCGCCGACGCGATGATCGTGTGCAGCGCCTCGACCTGGGTCTGGAGGTGTGTCTGCACCGCCTGGAGGCGGGACACGCTGATCTGCGTGAGCGGCGTGGCGCTCACCTCTTCCAGCGCGCGGCACACCAGATCGTCGAGGTGCCGCGCCGCGTCCAGCTGACCCTGACCGCGGTCCATCACGCCGCGGAGCGTGGCGGCCTGCCCGGCGCGCTCGTCGGGAGCCGTGCCCAGCGGCAGGCCGCGCAGCTGCTCGCCCGTCAGGTCGACCACCCGGCGCAGCGCCTCGGTCGCCATCAGGCCTTCCTGACCGGCGCGGATGATGCTCTCGAGGGTGCTGGACTGCGCCCAGCCGGCGGCGCCGACGTGCTCACGCGCGTGTACCTCGGCCAGGCGGCGGCGCTGCTGGGCCGCCGCGTGATCGGCGCCGGCCAGATACTCGTCCGGACTGTGCGGGGAAGTCACGGAACCGATGCTG
Protein-coding sequences here:
- a CDS encoding phosphotransferase-like protein; the encoded protein is MTSDAPGGALILINGASSAGKSTLAHALRDALPVPFLHFSLDFFLFGPHVLPRTPDGRLREWDAIRPQVFGGFHRCLPALLAAGNNLVVDYIAETPQMWQEFRTLLAGFDVFLVSLHCPVEELERRERARGDRGVGDARRDALTVHTFTGYDLDLSCSDPLEANVQRVVHAWEHRGEGAARAFPDSPPAVAAR
- the lipA gene encoding lipoyl synthase, whose amino-acid sequence is MTHTDTTPPEQEAKFVKNGIYRKDSVRVREQKPEWLKVTIPTGGVYGEVRKIVKEHRLHTVCEEAMCPNIGECWSRGTATFMLMGHICTRACRFCAVDTGNPLGKLDLDEPAHVAQSVQLMALKYVVLTSVDRDDLPDGGAYHFAKTVTAIKTLNPDTRVEALTPDFGGNTHCVDLVLDSGVDTYAQNLETVRRLTHPVRDIRASYDQTLAVLAHAKRARPDVITKTSIMLGLGETREEIREAMRDCRAAGVDVLTFGQYLRPTMHHLPVERYVTPAEFDEIRAEGMELGFMEVVSGPLVRSSYKAEQIVMDKPGNLPDHLAHLDAGSELSLI
- the lipB gene encoding lipoyl(octanoyl) transferase LipB, encoding MSGPSSFVLRDLGTVPYRDAWALQRELHAQVLDGSAPPTLLLVEHPPVLTLGRKAREGTNIVVTRGYLAAQDIEVLEVERGGDVTYHGPGQLVAYAIFPVGRRVVDFLRLLEDATIMALHTLGLDDARPNPGYAGVYVAPRDVNGQWLDQKIASFGVAVKRHVALHGLALNVTTNLDHFDLIVPCGLTNTQMTSVQREYDRRGVTRTASMADARRALADAFTTTFETYDWTLPQLAAVGS
- a CDS encoding GNAT family N-acetyltransferase, whose product is MPTLVPPSERHRASFLDAVREAQQTGSGLGDTLTFDIPELERDFPAFLAHLRRFEPPAVPPEGFVNSESLWLVEGDTYLGRVSIRHTLNARLREFGGHIGYEIRPGQRRRGYATLALRLALERARELGLTRVLVTCDVDNAGSRRVIEKGCGVLEGEFTVPDYERVIRRYWIELA